GAGCCTAGCAGGTGGCCACCAGTCATTCTGTGCCTCAGGGTGCTTAGCTGTCCACCTCTCAGAGCTCAGAGAAAATTCAGAGAACCCTTAACACCATCGGATGTCCCATCTCAACTCGCCAACCCCAACCAGAAGCTTCTCTTCGTCTGTCCCCTGGGAAAACTCTACTTGGTGCTacatggtgacctaaatgggaaggaaatccaaaaaaggaggggatatatgtatatgtatagttgattcattttgctgcacagtagaaagtaacacaacctcgtaaagcaactatactgcaagttttaaagaaaaggacaaagtgcattcttttctccaaagaagcccCAACCCAGAAACAGCTTTTCTGAAGAAGCTTTCTCATGCCAAAGCTCCATCAGGCTCAAACTGAGAGGACAGCCTTCTCCCTCCAAGCCACCCCCCACCCTAGCCCCATGCCTCCACCAGGCTTAGGGCTTGAGCTCTCCTGATTGGGAGAAGGGGTGTGGAATAAtaaatgcatgtatgcatgtgtgctcagtcacaactgctcttcgcgaccccatgacctgtagcccaccaggctcctctgtccatggcattctccaggcaagaatactggagtgggttgccgtgccctcctccaagggatcttcccggcccagggatcgaatctgcatttcttgcatcttctgccttggcaggtggattctttaccactgaaccacctgggaagcctcacgtatgagagagggagggaaaaaagacagacagacaggctgGATAGGAGCAGGGAAGACTTTCTCTGGCCATAGGGTCAACAGCAGGAACATTCAATACTACCAGTCAGTCCGGTTCTGCTGAGAACTTGTTGCCTCAAACTACAGTTTTTTCTCTTCCGTGGCCCTTTTCCACCTTTCAGTTTTCATTACTCATCCTTTTGACGATCCAGGCCCAAACTACAAACTGACTTTCAGCCTCCTGTTCCTCAGCCACCCTGCAAATGGGACAGAAACAGCCAAGGGCCTAGGGGTTATCTGTGTCATTTCTGGGATCAAAGGAAGCCCTTTTAAGGCACAAAATAATTTCCTAGACATGGGGGAACATTCCTTTAAAGCAACCCTACCCAaccttggggcttccccggtgactcagcagtaaagactccatAGGCAATGCAAGACATGTGCAGGAGACGCGGCTTCGATCccatgggttgagaagatcccctggaggagggcatggcaacccactccagtactcttgcctggagaatgccatggacagaggagcctggcgggctacagtccatggggtcgcagagtcagacacaactgagcaacagagcatGCACGCAGTATAGCCACAGACTGGAATCACTAGGAGGGCTTTTTTAAAAGTACTGCTGCCCTTTCGATCCTTGCAGTTAGAGGAGCAAGGTCGTGAGGCAAGGAGCGGAAGGTTTGCAGCCGCCATTTCTTCCGCCTCCGGTCTCTGGTTCTTTTGTAGAGTGTCCAACAGCGCTATGTTGGGACAGAGCATCCGGAGGTTCACAACCTCAGTGGTTCGTCGGAGCCACTATGAGGAGGGTCCAGGGAAGAATATACCATTTTCAGTGGAAAACAAGTGGAGATTACTAGCTATGATGACTTTGTTCTTTGGGTCTGGATTTGCTgcacctttctttatagtaagACACCAACTGCTTAAAAAGTAATCCATGAGACAGATAGGAAGAGGAGCATATTAAGAGGTGCAGTCTCTTAAAAGGATCAATCCCTTGAATTCAGCATCCTAGATATGTTTGTAAATAAACTTatagcataaaaaaataaaaataaaagtactgcTGCCTGAGCTTCAATTTAGACCCATTTAATTGGCATTCTGGAGGAGTGGCCCAGGCTGGCAGGTTTTTTAAAGCACCTCAGGTGATTGTATTATAATCGGAGGCCAGGTTGAGAACCAGAGCTCTAAAGGTATTATCTCCATAATTAGAGATCAAggtttattaaataaacaaacaaaaggttTGAAATGCTTTAAAAGCAAAAGAGGGAAGGCCCCCAGGACTATGGAGGACCTCCTGGGTGCTGAGCCCTGAGATGCACATTCACACCCATGTGAATATGGACAAGCAGCTCAGCCTGAGGCtgggctttcactttcactctttctggagAAACTGCAGGAGGAAATtcctggggagggggagacagcCGTACTTCTTACCTGTAGCTAAAAAACGTCTTTCCTTCCAGCTCTCCCAAAGTCTGTAACAGGAAAAACTACCCCAAAAGATATTCTACTAAAAGTGTGTGTGGGATGAGTTGGGGTAATGACAGGCTATGTTTACATAACCAGCATGAACCCCACCCGTCCCC
This DNA window, taken from Bubalus kerabau isolate K-KA32 ecotype Philippines breed swamp buffalo chromosome X, PCC_UOA_SB_1v2, whole genome shotgun sequence, encodes the following:
- the LOC129640432 gene encoding cytochrome c oxidase subunit 7C, mitochondrial → MLGQSIRRFTTSVVRRSHYEEGPGKNIPFSVENKWRLLAMMTLFFGSGFAAPFFIVRHQLLKK